The sequence GACGCAGTGTCGAGTTTCTCCTCCAGGACAGCCGGGGGGCGGAACTGTACCAAAGCACCACCCGAATTAACCAATCGGGGATTGTGCGGATTGACCTGCCCAGCAATGCCCCGGAACTGGAAGTGGGACAGACCTACCAGTGGTACCTGTCCGTGATCTGCGACCCGAAAGACCGCACCGCTGATTTGTACGTCCAGGGCTGGGTACAACGGGTGGCCATGCCGGAGAACCTGCAACGGCAACTGCAACAGGCACCTGCTAATGAACGCCCCTACATCTACGCCAGCGCCGGTTTGTGGCATGAAACCCTAGCGACCCTGTTCGAGTTGCGCCAAGCTCAACCGGGGAACACCACCTTGCAAGCTGACTGGATCGCCCTTCTGCGGATGGAAGGACTGGATAAGGTAGCGCAGGAACCCCTGGCTGGTCGGCTCTAGGGGGACAAAAAGTTAGCTTAATTTGAGCGATGGGGTTGGGGTCAAAGGCTCCGACCCAATTTTTTTATCTATACATAGCCATCCTACTTGATTAACAAACAGTATAGTCATTTTTAATAAAAATGCAACATTTTATGAGAAGAGGGTGTAAGATAGAAGAGAAGTAGGAATTAAGGAGAAGAATCAGGATGTGTTACAGTCTGGATTTACGGAAAAAGGTGATAAGTTTCATTGAGAACGGGAATAGTATCACGAAAGCGGCGCGAATCTTCGGCATCAACCGAGCAACCGTGTACCGGTGGCTAGACAGACCCAATCTGGAGCGCACGAGAGTAGTGAGAAGGAAGAGGAAAATCGATATTGCCAGACTGAATCAAGATGTGGAGAAATACCCCGATAAGACTCTTCAGCAAAGAGCACAAGAGTTTGGGGTAGTGCCAAGCTCAATATATTATCAATTGAAGCGGCTAAATATCACGAGAAAAAAAACAGTTTCGCTATCGAGAAAGAAATCATTCCGATAGAATATTACACTACCGGACATTGAGAGAATTAATCAAGAAGTATGGGATAGAAAGTCTGCTATTTATTGATGAGACGGGCTTTGAGAGGTTCGTCAGTCTGATTTATGGTTGGGCTAAACGGGGAAAAAAGATTTATGGAGAGCGTCAGGGACGGCGGTATAAACGAGAGAATCTCGTAGCGGGTCGGCGCAAACATAGCAAGGATTTAATTGCTCCCATGCTATTTGACGGCAGTTTAGATGCGGTGACTTTTGAGCGATGGTTAGAGGTGCATTTATTACCAGCATTGACGAGACTATCGGTGTTAATTTTGGACAACGCACCGATTCATCGTAAGAAACGCATTCGAGAATTAGTGGAAGCGGCGGGGCATATCGTATTATTTTTGCCAACTTATTCCCCAGACCTCAATGACATTGAGCATGACTTTAGCGCATTAAAAAAATTGAGGATGTACGCTCCCCCTGGTACCACCATTGATGAAGTCATTCGTAATTATTGCGCAAGTTAGTGTCGCATTCTAAACCGAAATGACTATAATTCTCCAGAACCAAGTACGGGGGCGGTGCCCCTGCGACCCCTGTTCCACTCTCATTTAGGATTGCTATAACAATTCTGCTTGATTAACGAATAAAAATTTCCCAAAACCAAGGACGGGGCGGTGTCCCTACGACCCTTAATTTTATGATTGCCATACAACCAGTGGTAAATCTATTAGGTAAAAAGATAATTTCAAGAACCAAA comes from Synechococcus sp. C9 and encodes:
- a CDS encoding DUF928 domain-containing protein; its protein translation is MMARLRSLLTATTLAVTLAAAPAQANPLQNWAGRLLEWGQRRPTPSTTSVTGFVPPAGGLPANREGGAARGAVCPFSNQRLTALLPSSNLGLTASARPSLFFYLPPTEGRSVEFLLQDSRGAELYQSTTRINQSGIVRIDLPSNAPELEVGQTYQWYLSVICDPKDRTADLYVQGWVQRVAMPENLQRQLQQAPANERPYIYASAGLWHETLATLFELRQAQPGNTTLQADWIALLRMEGLDKVAQEPLAGRL